Proteins encoded by one window of Shewanella avicenniae:
- the pstA gene encoding phosphate ABC transporter permease PstA, with protein MGRWFKSGSPWIWMTGSAVSVSLIAVLGLLLLIAWRGLSYFWPATIYQWQMQGDDGTRFTLIGEIHDREQVPLERLKAAGYQFAADTPEFVERQLIKTGNREFVSLDFRWILATDIISRSVPEDVVVFERSRNGNFYGTPVKVLENGTEIASGDVAEALQQHIARAVALNEQAVELQKRDIGAINHQMERLRLTSRKYELKGELTEARKAEIAAEQQTLQQAYQVLENKLFALRADAARDAVVVRDMRGQEVTLTLDTVLEATYVNRLSVPQKLASWFSRVGHFVSDEPREANTEGGVFPAIFGTVFMVLLMSVIVTPFGVIAAVYLHEYAHKGWLTRVVRIAVINLAGVPSIVYGVFGLGFFVYMLGGSIDRLFFPEALPSPTFGSPGMLWSALTLAILTLPVVIVSTEEGLSRIPASVRQGSLALGATKAETLYRIVLPMASPAIMTGLILAVARAAGEVAPLMLVGVVKLAPNLPLDLNFPYVHLERKFMHLGFHIYDVGFQSPNVEAARPLVYATSFLLVTVIVSLNLTAISVRNHLREKYRSLEN; from the coding sequence ATGGGCAGATGGTTTAAATCTGGATCGCCTTGGATCTGGATGACAGGCTCCGCCGTCAGTGTCAGCTTAATTGCGGTGCTGGGATTACTGTTGCTCATTGCCTGGCGCGGGTTGAGTTATTTCTGGCCTGCCACCATTTACCAATGGCAAATGCAAGGTGATGACGGTACTCGTTTTACACTCATTGGCGAAATCCATGATCGCGAGCAGGTGCCTCTTGAGCGTTTAAAAGCTGCTGGGTACCAGTTCGCGGCGGATACGCCGGAGTTTGTTGAACGCCAATTGATAAAAACCGGTAACCGAGAATTTGTCAGCCTGGATTTTCGTTGGATTCTCGCAACCGACATCATCAGCCGTTCTGTGCCGGAAGATGTTGTGGTATTTGAGCGCAGCCGCAACGGCAATTTTTACGGTACGCCAGTAAAAGTGCTGGAAAACGGTACAGAGATCGCCAGTGGCGATGTCGCAGAGGCGCTGCAACAACATATTGCTCGCGCTGTTGCGCTTAACGAACAAGCCGTCGAACTGCAAAAGCGTGATATCGGCGCAATCAACCACCAGATGGAACGCTTGCGGCTAACATCGCGTAAATATGAGTTAAAGGGTGAGTTGACCGAAGCACGTAAAGCCGAAATCGCGGCTGAGCAGCAAACATTGCAACAAGCCTATCAAGTACTAGAAAACAAACTGTTTGCCTTGCGCGCCGATGCAGCAAGGGATGCGGTGGTGGTGCGTGATATGCGTGGCCAAGAGGTCACCTTAACGCTCGATACTGTGTTGGAAGCAACTTACGTCAATCGCTTAAGCGTGCCACAAAAATTAGCCAGTTGGTTTAGTCGGGTGGGGCATTTCGTCAGTGATGAGCCGCGCGAAGCCAACACCGAAGGCGGTGTTTTTCCAGCGATCTTCGGTACGGTATTTATGGTGTTGCTGATGTCCGTTATCGTGACGCCTTTTGGGGTGATAGCGGCGGTATATCTACACGAATATGCGCACAAAGGCTGGTTGACGCGGGTGGTGCGGATTGCAGTGATTAACCTTGCAGGGGTGCCATCGATTGTTTACGGCGTGTTTGGTCTGGGCTTTTTTGTGTACATGCTTGGTGGCTCCATTGACCGACTGTTTTTCCCAGAGGCTTTGCCGTCACCAACCTTTGGTTCGCCCGGGATGTTGTGGTCAGCGCTGACATTAGCGATTTTGACCTTGCCGGTGGTGATTGTATCGACCGAAGAAGGCTTGAGCCGTATTCCGGCCTCAGTCAGACAAGGCAGTTTGGCCTTGGGCGCAACCAAAGCCGAAACCCTGTATCGCATTGTATTGCCTATGGCCAGCCCAGCAATTATGACTGGCTTGATTTTGGCCGTGGCCCGCGCTGCGGGTGAAGTGGCACCCTTGATGTTGGTGGGTGTGGTAAAACTGGCGCCCAATTTGCCGCTGGATCTAAACTTTCCTTATGTGCATTTGGAAAGAAAATTCATGCATTTAGGATTTCATATTTACGATGTGGGCTTTCAAAGCCCTAACGTAGAAGCTGCACGGCCGTTGGTTTATGCCACCTCATTTTTACTGGTTACAGTGATAGTGAGCTTGAACCTGACCGCCATTAGTGTGCGTAACCATTTACGCGAAAAATATCGCTCGTTAGAAAACTGA
- the pstB gene encoding phosphate ABC transporter ATP-binding protein PstB, which translates to MISFDSALTQNGKVDLRNLAPEQTALEINGLNLHYGDKQALFDVSMKIPRKQVTAFIGPSGCGKSTLLRCINRMNDLVDDCKISGEVLLNGHNIYDKKVDVAKLRRNVGMVFQRPNPFPKSIYENVVYGLRLQGINNRRELDEACERSLRGAAIWDEVKDRLHDNAFGLSGGQQQRLVIARAIAIEPEVLLLDEPTSALDPISTLTIEELITELKSRYTVVIVTHNMQQAARVSDQTAFMYLGELIEYGDTNTIFTTPKQAKTEDYITGRYG; encoded by the coding sequence ATGATCTCATTTGATTCCGCATTGACCCAGAATGGCAAAGTGGATCTACGCAACCTTGCGCCGGAACAAACGGCGTTAGAGATCAACGGCCTGAATTTGCACTACGGTGACAAACAGGCGTTGTTTGATGTGTCGATGAAAATTCCACGCAAACAGGTTACTGCATTTATCGGCCCGAGTGGTTGTGGTAAATCGACGCTGCTGCGTTGTATTAACCGCATGAATGACCTCGTTGACGACTGCAAAATCTCCGGTGAAGTTCTGTTGAACGGGCATAACATTTACGACAAAAAAGTCGACGTGGCGAAACTGCGTCGCAATGTCGGCATGGTTTTTCAGCGGCCAAATCCGTTCCCAAAATCTATCTATGAGAACGTTGTCTATGGGCTGCGGTTGCAAGGGATTAACAATCGTCGTGAACTTGATGAGGCGTGTGAGCGCTCATTGCGTGGTGCGGCGATTTGGGATGAAGTGAAGGATCGTCTGCACGATAACGCCTTTGGTTTGTCGGGTGGTCAGCAACAGCGTTTGGTGATTGCCCGTGCGATTGCGATTGAGCCTGAAGTGTTGCTGTTGGATGAACCTACCTCAGCACTGGACCCTATCTCTACCTTGACCATTGAAGAGCTGATCACTGAGCTGAAATCACGCTATACCGTGGTGATTGTTACCCACAACATGCAACAGGCGGCGCGGGTATCGGATCAAACAGCCTTTATGTATCTCGGTGAGCTAATTGAGTACGGCGATACCAATACGATTTTCACTACCCCGAAACAAGCAAAAACCGAAGACTATATTACTGGCCGCTACGGTTAA
- the phoU gene encoding phosphate signaling complex protein PhoU — MDNKQLTRHISGQFNAELEAIRNKVLAMGGLVEQQLEQALDALGTLDVELAQKVIEGDHRVNGMEVDIDEECTRIIAKRQPAASDLRLVIAISKTIADLERIGDACVRIAKAAMEKRSNNQQPLLVSIESMGRHATRLLHSTLDALARMDVESAIELHKEDAKLDKEYEGIIRQLMTYMMEDPRSIPGILDVLWAARAVERVGDRCKNICEYVIYYVKGRDVRHVSYEEMEKD; from the coding sequence ATGGATAACAAACAACTTACTCGTCATATCTCCGGCCAGTTTAATGCTGAGCTGGAAGCCATTCGCAACAAAGTATTGGCTATGGGCGGATTGGTGGAGCAGCAACTGGAGCAGGCGCTTGATGCGCTGGGTACCTTAGACGTTGAATTAGCGCAAAAGGTGATTGAGGGCGATCATCGCGTTAATGGCATGGAGGTGGACATCGATGAAGAGTGCACTCGCATCATCGCCAAACGTCAGCCTGCTGCGAGCGACCTAAGACTGGTGATTGCGATTTCTAAAACGATTGCGGACCTTGAACGCATCGGAGACGCTTGTGTCCGTATCGCCAAAGCTGCGATGGAAAAACGCAGCAATAATCAGCAGCCGTTATTGGTGAGCATTGAAAGTATGGGGCGCCACGCCACGCGGTTACTGCATTCGACCTTGGATGCCTTAGCCCGTATGGATGTGGAATCCGCGATTGAACTGCACAAAGAAGATGCCAAACTCGATAAAGAGTATGAAGGCATTATTCGCCAGCTAATGACTTATATGATGGAAGATCCGCGGTCAATTCCAGGCATTTTAGATGTGTTGTGGGCTGCGCGCGCGGTAGAACGCGTTGGTGACCGTTGTAAGAACATCTGTGAATATGTCATCTATTACGTAAAAGGGCGCGATGTGCGTCATGTCTCTTATGAAGAGATGGAAAAAGACTGA
- a CDS encoding DUF502 domain-containing protein, with product MKRTLIRGLLNVLPMALSLWLFWSLFESLDELGNLILSVIDRQSAFTGAGFLLVVILVFMAGLLFSVSPVVWLWNWIERQLMRFPLFKSVYGSIRDIASLMNRDPSKPKNQQTVLVKQANGGYVVGFIMTDTAPQPLLDALPEGEWVPVLFQLSYQMAGITSLVKREDLIMVDWSFEEAMRFNLTAGISKPAPEQTPR from the coding sequence ATGAAGCGTACGCTTATCCGCGGGTTACTGAACGTATTGCCGATGGCGCTTAGCCTGTGGTTATTTTGGAGTCTGTTTGAGTCCCTAGATGAGCTGGGTAACTTGATTTTGTCGGTGATTGACCGCCAAAGCGCATTTACCGGTGCTGGCTTTTTGCTGGTGGTGATCTTGGTGTTTATGGCGGGCTTATTGTTCTCGGTTAGCCCTGTTGTGTGGTTGTGGAACTGGATCGAGCGGCAGTTAATGCGCTTTCCGCTGTTTAAATCTGTCTACGGCAGTATTCGCGATATCGCTTCCTTGATGAATCGTGATCCGAGTAAACCAAAAAATCAGCAAACGGTATTAGTGAAACAAGCCAATGGCGGTTATGTGGTAGGGTTTATTATGACTGACACTGCGCCACAACCCTTGCTTGATGCATTACCCGAAGGTGAATGGGTGCCAGTACTGTTTCAACTTTCTTATCAAATGGCGGGGATTACCAGTTTGGTCAAACGAGAAGATTTGATCATGGTGGATTGGTCGTTTGAAGAGGCGATGCGATTTAACCTTACTGCCGGGATTTCTAAGCCTGCGCCAGAGCAAACGCCTCGCTAA
- a CDS encoding BCCT family transporter encodes MSLKTSINGPVFYPSVVCLIALVLIGVIWPDSAQLLFDGVQHWLQLKAGWLYILGVAGFLIFIVFIMVSRYGDIKLGPDHSEPDYSYGTWIAMLFSAGMGIGLMFFGIGEPVMHFLAPPDADPQSLKAAKDALKITFFHWGLHAWAIYAVVALSLAYFSYRHKLPLLPRSALYPLIGERIYGPIGHTVDTLAVIGTVLGVATSLGFGVAQVNSGLHYLIGDSLPIAPVVQVILITLITGLATISVVTGVDKGIKVLSELNMGLAFVLMIFVLLVGPTVTLLQHFVQNTGAYLSDIVNKTFNLYAYQQKNDWLGGWTLFYWGWWISWSPFVGTFIARVSRGRTIRQFLVGVMFVPTGFTFLWMTIFGNSAIDAIVNQGAQYLADAVSSDVSVALFTFFEHLPFSGLLSILGVCLVVTFFVTSSDSGSLVVDNLTSGGDENAPVWQRVFWALAEGVVASALLLAGGLKALQTASIASAMPFLIVMILMCVGLFKALKDDRLKLMSVRLHNSTVQYAKTSVAWQEHLDVLISHPTYNEARAYLDKIAESALTVVEKEFNRRGISAELQYDNDNDRIRLILDGTEQQTFVYALRVRSYTLPGLSDDNDKNYYRVEVFLEHGGQYYDVMGYTEEQLQADVVTQYEKYRHYLHLSIAEYVNQ; translated from the coding sequence ATGTCTTTAAAAACCAGTATTAATGGACCGGTATTTTATCCTTCGGTCGTTTGTTTGATTGCGTTAGTGTTGATTGGGGTTATTTGGCCTGATTCGGCGCAATTGCTGTTCGACGGCGTACAACATTGGCTGCAACTGAAAGCCGGTTGGCTTTACATTCTTGGGGTTGCCGGTTTTCTTATCTTCATCGTCTTTATTATGGTCAGTCGCTACGGCGACATTAAGCTCGGCCCCGATCATTCTGAGCCTGATTACAGCTATGGAACCTGGATTGCCATGTTGTTCTCCGCGGGAATGGGCATCGGTTTAATGTTTTTTGGTATCGGCGAGCCTGTGATGCATTTTTTGGCGCCGCCAGATGCTGATCCGCAAAGTTTAAAAGCGGCTAAGGATGCGCTTAAAATCACCTTCTTCCACTGGGGGCTGCATGCTTGGGCGATTTATGCCGTGGTGGCTCTTAGCTTGGCCTATTTTAGCTATCGCCATAAATTACCCTTGTTGCCGCGCAGTGCGCTGTATCCTTTGATTGGTGAACGTATTTATGGCCCAATCGGACATACCGTCGATACCTTAGCGGTGATTGGTACCGTGCTTGGGGTTGCTACGTCGCTCGGCTTTGGGGTGGCGCAGGTTAACTCTGGGCTGCATTACTTGATTGGCGACAGTCTGCCCATCGCGCCTGTGGTGCAAGTGATTTTGATTACCTTGATCACTGGGCTGGCGACCATTTCGGTGGTTACCGGTGTAGATAAAGGGATCAAAGTTCTTAGCGAGCTGAATATGGGGCTGGCATTTGTGCTGATGATTTTTGTGCTGTTAGTTGGCCCAACAGTGACTTTGCTGCAGCATTTTGTGCAAAACACCGGTGCGTACCTGAGTGACATTGTCAACAAGACCTTTAATTTGTACGCCTATCAGCAAAAGAATGACTGGCTAGGCGGTTGGACACTGTTCTATTGGGGCTGGTGGATCTCTTGGTCGCCATTCGTCGGTACGTTTATCGCGCGAGTCTCTCGTGGTCGTACGATTCGTCAATTCCTCGTTGGGGTGATGTTTGTGCCGACCGGTTTCACCTTTTTGTGGATGACCATTTTCGGGAATTCTGCAATCGATGCCATCGTTAACCAAGGCGCGCAATATCTGGCAGATGCTGTGTCATCGGATGTCTCTGTCGCGCTGTTTACCTTCTTTGAACATCTGCCGTTTTCTGGTCTTCTGTCTATTCTTGGCGTGTGTTTGGTGGTGACCTTCTTCGTAACATCCTCAGATTCGGGCTCATTGGTGGTAGATAATTTGACCTCGGGTGGTGATGAAAATGCCCCGGTTTGGCAGCGAGTGTTTTGGGCGTTGGCAGAAGGGGTGGTTGCTTCGGCGTTATTGTTAGCAGGTGGACTAAAAGCGCTGCAAACGGCCTCGATTGCCAGTGCGATGCCATTCCTAATCGTTATGATCTTGATGTGTGTCGGTTTATTTAAGGCACTGAAAGATGACCGTTTAAAGTTGATGAGCGTGCGATTACATAACTCAACCGTGCAATACGCCAAAACTAGTGTGGCCTGGCAGGAGCATTTGGATGTGTTGATTTCCCACCCAACCTACAATGAAGCCCGAGCGTACCTTGATAAGATTGCCGAATCGGCACTGACCGTGGTAGAAAAGGAGTTCAATCGTCGCGGGATCTCGGCGGAATTGCAGTACGACAATGACAATGATCGTATTCGCTTGATCTTGGATGGGACTGAGCAGCAAACTTTTGTTTACGCGTTAAGGGTAAGAAGTTATACCCTGCCGGGGTTGTCTGACGATAACGATAAAAACTATTATCGCGTCGAAGTATTTCTTGAGCATGGCGGGCAGTACTATGACGTCATGGGGTATACCGAAGAGCAACTACAGGCAGACGTGGTGACTCAGTACGAGAAATATCGTCACTATCTGCATCTTTCGATCGCAGAGTATGTGAACCAGTAA
- a CDS encoding YajD family HNH nuclease, which translates to MTTGKLDQVLAQAREYKASREQGYRERALKMYPWVCGRCAREFSHKNLSELTVHHRDHNHDNNPNDGSNWELLCLYCHDNEHSRFEELVQYGDTRDGAQAAATYSPFAGLKDMLAKK; encoded by the coding sequence ATGACAACAGGTAAGTTAGATCAGGTGTTGGCGCAAGCCAGAGAATACAAAGCATCGCGCGAGCAGGGATACCGTGAACGTGCACTGAAAATGTATCCTTGGGTGTGTGGCCGTTGTGCGCGTGAGTTTAGCCATAAAAATTTGAGCGAACTGACCGTTCATCACCGCGATCATAACCATGACAACAACCCCAATGATGGTTCAAACTGGGAATTGTTGTGTCTCTATTGTCATGACAATGAGCATTCACGCTTTGAAGAGTTAGTCCAGTATGGCGATACCCGCGATGGGGCACAGGCAGCTGCCACATACAGCCCTTTTGCGGGATTAAAGGATATGCTGGCGAAAAAATAA
- a CDS encoding peptide MFS transporter: MTLGSANVSKTHSFMTVSLIELWERFGYYGMQALIVYFMVQRLGFDDERANLVWSACAALIYVSPAIGGWVGDKILGTKRTMLLGAGILSVGYALMTVPTENTWFLFSALGVIVVGNGLFKPNAGNLVRKIYEGDDSKIDSAFTIYYMAVNVGSTISMLLTPWIKDYVNEAYAGTHYGWHAAFAVCCVGLLVGLANYSLMAKTLTMYGSEPDNHPVDKKKLATVLILALASVALSAVILEYQTLARIFVYIAGIAVLAIFVHLIRNSEPSERAGLIAALVLTIQTVFFFVFYQQMSTSLALFALRNVDWEFQMFGVHLWTWSPAQFQALNPIWIMLLSPLLAWLYATAGRNNKDLSIAGKFALGFAVVALGFFIYGVAGQFAVNGKTSSWIMIWGYGAYSLGELLVSGLGLAMIARYVPARMGGFMMGAYFVASGISQYLGGVVANFASVPKDLTDPVQTLEIYTSLFNKLGIAAVVCTGIALAVLPLMRRLTETHHSHSTSAAESLADVKAEQ; encoded by the coding sequence ATGACTCTTGGTTCAGCTAACGTGAGCAAGACGCATTCGTTTATGACGGTGTCGCTCATCGAATTGTGGGAACGTTTTGGTTACTACGGGATGCAAGCGCTAATCGTGTACTTTATGGTACAGCGTTTAGGGTTTGATGATGAACGTGCTAACTTGGTATGGAGTGCTTGTGCTGCGTTGATCTACGTATCACCAGCCATTGGCGGTTGGGTTGGTGACAAGATCCTCGGCACCAAACGCACTATGTTGTTAGGTGCGGGCATTCTGTCAGTGGGTTATGCCCTGATGACAGTACCAACTGAAAACACTTGGTTCTTGTTCTCTGCGCTTGGCGTAATCGTTGTGGGTAACGGTTTATTCAAACCTAATGCCGGTAACCTGGTTCGTAAAATCTACGAAGGTGACGATTCTAAGATCGACAGCGCATTTACCATCTACTACATGGCGGTTAACGTTGGTTCAACCATCTCTATGTTGTTGACCCCATGGATCAAAGACTACGTAAACGAAGCTTATGCGGGTACTCACTACGGTTGGCACGCGGCATTTGCTGTTTGCTGTGTGGGCTTGTTAGTCGGTTTGGCAAACTATTCATTGATGGCCAAAACCCTGACAATGTACGGTTCAGAACCTGATAACCACCCAGTAGATAAAAAGAAACTTGCTACAGTACTTATTCTGGCACTGGCTTCAGTTGCATTGTCTGCTGTTATTCTTGAATACCAAACACTGGCGCGTATCTTCGTGTATATTGCGGGTATCGCCGTATTGGCTATCTTTGTTCACTTGATCCGTAACAGTGAGCCAAGCGAACGTGCAGGCCTGATTGCCGCTTTGGTATTGACCATTCAGACAGTATTCTTCTTTGTGTTCTATCAACAAATGTCAACGTCACTGGCGCTGTTTGCATTGCGTAACGTGGACTGGGAATTCCAAATGTTTGGTGTGCATTTATGGACTTGGTCTCCTGCACAGTTCCAAGCATTGAACCCAATCTGGATTATGCTGTTGAGCCCATTGTTGGCATGGCTGTACGCTACTGCGGGGCGTAATAACAAAGACTTGTCGATTGCGGGTAAATTCGCACTGGGCTTCGCGGTTGTTGCTTTGGGCTTCTTCATCTACGGTGTTGCAGGTCAATTCGCAGTTAACGGTAAGACTTCATCTTGGATCATGATCTGGGGTTATGGTGCTTACTCATTAGGTGAGTTGCTGGTGTCTGGTCTGGGTCTTGCGATGATCGCTCGCTACGTACCTGCACGCATGGGCGGCTTTATGATGGGGGCTTACTTCGTGGCATCAGGTATTTCTCAATACTTGGGTGGCGTGGTAGCAAACTTCGCCAGCGTACCGAAAGATTTAACCGACCCAGTACAAACACTGGAAATCTATACCAGCCTGTTCAACAAGTTAGGTATTGCCGCGGTAGTGTGTACCGGTATCGCACTTGCAGTATTGCCATTAATGCGCCGTTTGACTGAGACTCACCACTCTCACAGCACCTCTGCTGCCGAGTCGCTGGCTGACGTAAAAGCTGAGCAATAA
- the ycaO gene encoding 30S ribosomal protein S12 methylthiotransferase accessory factor YcaO, with translation MSRTFIPGKDEALEVSINTMQQRLAKLGFDIEEASWLNPVPNVWSVHIRDRQCPACFTNGKGASKDAALASALGEYFERLACNYFFADFYMGEQISNGEFVHYPNEKWFPITDSWPAGLMDDYLKEHYDPEQDVEMAQLVDIQSSNEARGVCALPFERQSDGQQIYIPMNIVGNLYVSNGMSAGNTKTEARTQALSECFERYVKNRIITECISLPEIPTEVLARYPHVVEAIAKLEDEGFPITCFDASLGGEYPVICVTLFNPINGGCFASFGAHPRFGVALERTVTELLQGRGLKDLDIFPSPSFNNDEVGDHTNIETHFIDSSGLVSWDLFKQDSDYPFADWDFAGSTQEEFNLLLSKFSELGADVYIADYEHLETYACRVLVPGYSEIYPADDLHFANNNRGTALRRLLEQWLSDTSNGDLAETILAEIDALNVDEFQPLDQLLGIAVDNNSPWATLRIGELRCLLALCLGELEDALDWAQWTVDFNAYGITADRQPRLRFYHAVLAILQSQEQGLELEQYLPKFERMFTKAHLDAALAHVQQQAYGYDLQLTNGILGFAKHQSLLQAYDKLQRAKAAFTEWHK, from the coding sequence ATGAGCCGCACATTTATTCCGGGCAAAGATGAAGCCCTCGAAGTCTCCATCAACACTATGCAGCAACGTTTAGCCAAGTTAGGCTTTGATATCGAAGAAGCATCGTGGCTGAACCCAGTCCCAAACGTGTGGTCTGTGCATATTCGCGACCGCCAATGTCCTGCGTGTTTTACCAATGGTAAGGGCGCCAGCAAAGATGCCGCGTTAGCCAGTGCCTTGGGCGAATATTTTGAACGTCTGGCCTGTAACTATTTCTTTGCCGACTTCTACATGGGTGAGCAGATTTCCAATGGCGAATTCGTCCATTATCCCAATGAAAAATGGTTCCCAATCACCGATAGCTGGCCAGCGGGATTGATGGATGACTACCTCAAAGAACATTACGATCCCGAGCAAGATGTAGAGATGGCGCAGCTGGTAGACATTCAATCTAGCAACGAAGCGCGTGGCGTCTGTGCCCTGCCCTTTGAGCGTCAATCTGACGGTCAACAAATCTATATTCCAATGAACATTGTCGGCAATTTGTACGTGAGTAACGGCATGTCAGCGGGTAACACCAAGACTGAAGCCCGTACCCAAGCTCTGTCGGAATGTTTTGAGCGCTACGTCAAAAATCGCATCATTACTGAGTGTATTTCGCTGCCAGAAATCCCAACTGAAGTTTTGGCGCGCTACCCTCATGTGGTTGAAGCGATTGCAAAATTGGAAGATGAAGGTTTCCCCATCACCTGTTTTGATGCCTCATTAGGTGGTGAGTATCCGGTCATTTGTGTGACGCTGTTTAACCCAATCAACGGAGGCTGTTTTGCATCATTCGGCGCACACCCGCGTTTTGGCGTGGCACTAGAACGTACCGTGACTGAATTGCTGCAAGGCCGTGGTCTTAAAGATCTGGATATTTTCCCATCGCCATCATTCAACAATGATGAAGTGGGCGATCACACCAATATCGAAACTCACTTTATTGATTCATCAGGTCTGGTCTCATGGGATCTGTTTAAGCAAGATAGCGACTACCCGTTTGCAGATTGGGATTTTGCCGGTTCAACCCAAGAAGAATTTAACCTGCTGTTGAGCAAATTCAGTGAATTAGGCGCAGATGTTTACATCGCAGACTATGAACACCTCGAAACATATGCCTGCCGTGTATTAGTGCCTGGCTATTCAGAAATCTATCCTGCTGATGACCTGCATTTTGCGAACAACAATCGCGGCACCGCATTACGCCGTTTACTCGAACAATGGCTGAGCGACACTAGCAATGGCGATCTGGCCGAGACCATTTTGGCTGAAATCGACGCACTGAATGTGGATGAATTCCAACCGCTGGATCAGCTGTTAGGTATTGCCGTTGACAACAACAGCCCTTGGGCAACGCTGCGTATTGGTGAACTGCGTTGTTTGTTAGCCCTGTGCTTGGGTGAACTAGAAGATGCTTTAGATTGGGCTCAATGGACCGTTGATTTTAACGCCTATGGCATCACGGCAGATCGCCAGCCTCGCTTGCGTTTCTACCACGCAGTGCTCGCTATTCTGCAGTCGCAAGAGCAAGGCTTAGAGCTTGAGCAATATCTGCCGAAGTTTGAACGTATGTTTACCAAAGCGCATTTAGATGCAGCATTAGCGCACGTTCAACAACAGGCCTATGGCTATGACCTGCAATTGACTAACGGTATTCTCGGCTTTGCTAAGCACCAATCGTTGCTGCAAGCCTATGACAAACTGCAACGCGCCAAAGCCGCCTTTACAGAGTGGCATAAATAA
- the sohB gene encoding protease SohB, translating into MEFLYEYGLFLAKAATVVVAIAVIVAIVVSASVKPKSDKGELRLTDLSDELAGLKHDLHAELLDKKAFKQYEKQLKAEQKAKEKAKDADTSAPSRVFVMDFKGGIEAAEVASLRREISAVLAVATDKDEVVVNVESGGGMVHGYGLAASQLERFRAANIPLTICVDKVAASGGYMMACVANQIVAAPFAIIGSIGVVAQLPNFNRLLRKHDIDYEQHTAGQFKRTITMFGENTEEGREKFREELEETHQLFKGFVGRYRPSLVLDKVATGEHWYGQQALDLGLIDKVGTSDDLLMTLANDRQVYKVQYQIKKKLTDKLGHAASVLVNACIDSLVLRNRSV; encoded by the coding sequence TTGGAATTTTTATACGAATACGGGCTGTTTCTTGCCAAAGCGGCCACTGTCGTTGTGGCGATTGCCGTGATTGTGGCCATTGTGGTCAGTGCCTCGGTTAAGCCTAAGTCAGACAAAGGCGAATTACGCCTTACCGATCTGAGTGACGAACTGGCTGGATTAAAACATGACTTGCATGCAGAGCTGTTAGATAAAAAGGCTTTCAAACAATATGAAAAGCAGCTAAAAGCTGAACAAAAAGCCAAAGAAAAGGCGAAGGATGCAGATACCAGCGCGCCATCTCGCGTGTTTGTGATGGACTTTAAAGGTGGCATAGAAGCGGCTGAAGTCGCTTCGCTGAGGAGAGAGATCAGTGCCGTTTTAGCCGTGGCAACGGATAAAGATGAAGTGGTGGTTAATGTTGAAAGTGGCGGCGGCATGGTCCATGGCTATGGCTTAGCCGCAAGCCAGTTAGAGCGTTTTCGCGCTGCCAATATTCCGCTGACCATTTGTGTGGACAAGGTTGCCGCAAGTGGCGGTTACATGATGGCCTGTGTGGCCAATCAAATTGTGGCTGCGCCGTTCGCGATTATTGGCTCTATTGGTGTGGTGGCGCAATTGCCCAACTTTAATCGATTGCTGCGTAAGCATGATATTGATTATGAACAACATACTGCGGGTCAGTTTAAGCGCACGATCACCATGTTTGGTGAAAATACCGAAGAAGGCCGTGAAAAATTCCGCGAAGAGTTGGAAGAGACTCATCAGTTGTTTAAAGGTTTTGTCGGTCGCTATCGTCCATCGTTGGTGTTAGATAAAGTGGCCACCGGCGAGCATTGGTATGGGCAGCAAGCACTGGATTTAGGCCTAATCGATAAGGTGGGTACCAGTGATGATCTGCTGATGACTCTGGCGAATGATCGCCAAGTGTACAAAGTGCAGTATCAGATTAAGAAAAAGCTCACTGATAAACTGGGTCATGCGGCGTCAGTATTGGTGAATGCCTGTATCGACAGCTTGGTGTTGCGCAATCGCTCCGTGTAG